In Humulus lupulus chromosome 7, drHumLupu1.1, whole genome shotgun sequence, the following are encoded in one genomic region:
- the LOC133792086 gene encoding uncharacterized protein LOC133792086, which produces MGYKQESVQNSSERNNTERQISQVQVETLRSDTNDRDQMETAELRSDATEGTSRGQEIQYLHDYRLVRDRVRREIKPPERFGYADLIAYALNVAEEEIEQEPLSYKESVNSKDSHEWIEAIREEMISLYWYETWELIDNTAKPRTIGYPGKEHCEALKWNLRYIKGSITKGLVFGGEKQISNYLNSVKGYVYSDYAGCLDTRKSITGYIFTVLGTTGLIQELGIRQTAMTVFCDTQSGIQLSRNHVHHDRKKHIHIKMHFIGKIIQGGTVLIDKISTNRQPFLLLRPYKFEVMSASLMSKRADTLIFA; this is translated from the exons ATGGGGTATAAGCAAGAGAGTGTACAAAACAGTTCGGAAAGGAACAATACTGAGAGACAAATATCTCAGGTTCAGGTGGAGACTCTCAGATCCGATACAAATGACAGAGATCAAATGGAGACAGCTGAATTGAGAAGTGATGCTACTGAAGGTACAAGTAGAGGTCAAGAAATTCAATATCTTCACGACTACAGGTTAGTCAGGGACAGAGTGAGAAGGGAAATCAAGCCACCAGAAAGATTTGGATATGCAGACCTTATTGCATATGCTCTTAATGTTGCTGAAGAGGAAATAGAGCAAGAACCACTGAGTTATAAGGAATCTGTGAATAGCAAGGATAGCCATGAGTGGATTGAAGCAATAAGAGAGGAAATGATATCTTTATATTGGTATGAAACTTGGGAACTGATTGATAACACTGCAAAGCCCAGAACTATAGGAT ACCCAGGAAAGGAACATTGTGAAGCTCTTAAATGGAATTTAAGATACATTAAGGGATCCATCACTAAGGGTTTGGTTTTTGGTGGAGAGAAACAAATCTCAAATTACCTGAACAGTGTTAAAGGATATGTTTATTCGGATTATGCTGGCTGTTTGGACACCAGAAAATCAATTACTGGGTACATTTTTACTGTTTTAGGTACAACT GGACTGATTCAAGAATTGGGGATTCGGCAAACAGCTATGACAGTATTTTGTGATACTCAAAGTGGCATTCAGTTGTCAAGGAATCATGTCCATCATGACAGGAAAAAGCATATTCATATTAAGATGCATTTTATTGGAAAGATCATTCAGGGAGGGACTGTTTTGATTGATAAAATATCTACCAACCGGCAACCTTTTCTACTTCTTAGACCTTATAAATTTGAAGTAATGTCAGCTAGTCTAATGTCAAAAAGGGCAGACACTCTGATCTTTGCTTAG
- the LOC133788551 gene encoding DNA polymerase II subunit B3-1, whose translation MASSKKSVSENNTPAATQTKKKKKTAGSANATKNDNTTTKTKTKINTLSINGTVNYDEVPATPSSSSDSHPAVENGVVITKNVTSVTKSNSGKQKGKRERKEEPEEGEDAKMNKFPMERIRRIVRSDDSDMRITNEAVFLVNKATEKFIENFCGEAYACAIKDRKKSLAYKHLSSAVSKQKRYDFLSDFVPEKVKAVDALAERKLLEAEAP comes from the exons ATGGCTTCCTCCAAAAAATCAGTATCGGAAAACAATACCCCAGCGGCGACTcaaacgaagaagaagaagaagacggcAGGCTCTGCGAATGCGACGAAGAACGACAATACCACAACCAAGACCAAGACCAAGATCAATACACTTTCCATCAACGGCACCGTAAACTACGATGAGGTTCCGGCTACTCCATCTTCAAGCTCCGATTCTCATCCTGCGGTCGAAAATGGCGTTGTCATCACCAAAAATGTTACAAGTGTCACCAAATCCAATAGTGGAAAGCAGAAGGGGAAGCGAGAACGAAAGGAAGAGCCCGAAGAGGGCGAGGACGCGAAGATGAATAAGTTTCCCATGGAGCGGATTAGGAGGATTGTTAGAAGCGATGATTCAGATATGCGTATCACTAATGAAGCTGTTTTTCTGGTCAATAAAGCTACG GAGAAGTTTATAGAAAATTTCTGTGGCGAGGCATATGCATGTGCTATAAAGGATCGTAAGAAGTCCCTTGCTTACAAGCACCTCT CATCAGCTGTCAGCAAACAGAAGAGATACGATTTTCTTTCAG ATTTTGTGCCTGAAAAAGTAAAAGCTGTGGATGCTTTGGCAGAAAGAAAGTTATTGGAGGCTGAAGCACCTTAG